A window from Citrus sinensis cultivar Valencia sweet orange chromosome 3, DVS_A1.0, whole genome shotgun sequence encodes these proteins:
- the LOC102619514 gene encoding GDSL esterase/lipase At4g28780 — MSRIYFLTVALVLLARVAEAAAADRAFFVFGDSLVDSGNNNFLATSARSNFPPYGVDYPTHRPTGRFSNGLNLPDIISNSILDTEPPLPYLNPQIMNGQNLLMGANFASAGIGILNDTGLQFLNILRIHQQFALFQDYQTRLSKKIGRGRAQELVSHALVLVTLGGNDFVNNYFLTPFAPRRRQFTLPQYCRYLISEYKKILMKLHELGARRVIVTGTGPLGCIPAELALSGSPNGECAPEPQQASQIYNSLLVQMIQELNNELNSDVFIASNAFDKNKDFISNPKNFGFETSNVACCGQGPYNGLGTCNIFSNLCSDRSAFVFWDSYHPTERALRLIVQNIMTGSTKYMNPMNLSTAMAMDAPRT; from the exons ATGTCAAGGATTTATTTTCTCACTGTTGCCCTGGTATTACTGGCTCGAGTAGCTGAGGCGGCTGCTGCTGATCGTGCTTTCTTCGTGTTCGGTGACTCGCTCGTTGACAGCGGCAACAACAACTTCTTAGCCACATCCGCTCGCTCCAACTTTCCGCCTTATGGCGTCGACTATCCAACTCATAGACCAACCGGTCGCTTCTCTAATGGCCTTAACTTGCCTGACATTATCA GTAACTCAATTTTGGACACTGAGCCTCCACTGCCGTACTTGAATCCTCAGATCATGAACGGACAAAACCTACTGATGGGAGCCAACTTTGCTTCGGCTGGGATTGGAATTCTAAACGACACTGGACTTCAGTTT CTAAATATACTAAGAATCCACCAGCAGTTTGCTTTATTTCAAGATTACCAAACGCGGCTAAGTAAGAAAATTGGACGAGGCCGCGCACAGGAGCTAGTGAGCCATGCACTGGTCCTCGTGACACTCGGTGGTAATGACTTCGTCAACAACTATTTCTTGACACCTTTCGCTCCTCGCAGGCGCCAATTCACTCTTCCACAGTACTGCCGTTATCTTATCTCCGAGTACAAGAAAATTCTCATG aAGCTGCATGAGTTAGGGGCACGAAGAGTCATCGTGACAGGGACTGGACCATTGGGTTGTATTCCCGCAGAACTGGCCTTGTCAGGCAGCCCAAATGGCGAGTGCGCGCCTGAGCCCCAACAAGCATCACAAATTTACAATTCTCTCCTCGTTCAAATGATTCAAGAACTCAACAATGAGCTGAACTCTGATGTTTTCATTGCTTCTAATGCATTTGATAAGAACAAAGACTTCATCTCCAATCCCAAGAATTTTG GTTTTGAGACATCAAACGTGGCGTGTTGTGGACAGGGACCTTACAACGGGCTCGGAACATGCAATATTTTCTCAAACCTCTGTTCGGACAGGAGCGCATTTGTATTTTGGGACTCTTATCATCCAACCGAACGTGCGCTTAGGCTGATTGTTCAGAATATCATGACTGGCTCCACCAAGTACATGAATCCGATGAATCTCAGCACCGCCATGGCCATGGACGCACCCAGGacctaa
- the LOC102619219 gene encoding tetraspanin-20 — protein MQRNCCHISFAFILKFLNFLQGFIGVSIILYSIWMLDQWNHHVPVPPLPPLAPTPDTSVSSSSLSLFLNSDTTQSRVLSHDHRRLTTSTGPLDVMVSGFDDVSGLGFDFNSFELPAPWFIYSFMGVGILVCCIALIGCIAAEAISGCCLCFYAILKIILFLLEAALVAFIAIDRRWEKDLPFDPTGELDSLRSFIEDNVDICKWVGITVVIVQALSLLLAIILRAMVSTRRTNFDEEDDYESERIRIREPLIHQQPIAHSDIWSSRIREKYGLNGGGEQYTFGNNPSASMKSK, from the exons ATGCAGCGCAATTGTTGCCACATTTCGTTCGCTTTCATACTAAAGTTTCTAAATTTCCTTCAAGGATTCATTGGAGTGTCAATAATACTCTACTCCATATGGATGCTCGATCAATGGAACCATCACGTGCCCGTGCCTCCTCTTCCTCCTTTGGCTCCCACCCCAGATACTTCTGTGTCGTCGTCATCTCTCAGTCTTTTTCTAAATTCGGATACAACTCAATCGCGTGTGCTTTCTCATGATCATCGTCGGCTCACCACCTCCACTGGTCCATTGGATGTCATGGTTTCCGGATTCGATGACGTGTCCGGGCTCGGGTTTGATTTCAATTCATTCGAGCTGCCCGCTCCTTG GTTCATCTACTCATTTATGGGAGTGGGCATTTTGGTGTGTTGTATTGCATTGATTGGTTGCATTGCTGCTGAAGCTATAAGTGGCTGTTGCCTTTGCTTT TATGCTATACTGAAAATTATACTCTTCCTGCTAGAAGCTGCTCTGGTGGCATTTATTGCAATTGATCGTCGTTGGGAGAAG GATCTTCCATTTGACCCTACTGGAGAACTTGATAGCCTTCGTTCTTTCATCGAAGACAATGTTGAcatttgtaaatgggttggcaTTACGGTGGTCATAGTTCAG GCACTATCTCTGCTTCTAGCAATAATTCTGAGAGCCATGGTTTCCACTCGAAGAACCAATTTCGATGAAGAGGATGATTATGAGAGTGAGAGGATCAGGATAAGGGAACCACTGATACATCAGCAACCAATTGCTCACTCTGACATCTGGAGCTCGCGGATAAGAGAAAAG TATGGACTGAATGGTGGTGGCGAGCAATATACTTTCGGAAATAATCCATCAGCAAGCATGAAGTCCAAGTAG